From the genome of Miscanthus floridulus cultivar M001 chromosome 10, ASM1932011v1, whole genome shotgun sequence, one region includes:
- the LOC136484854 gene encoding glutathione S-transferase 2-like isoform X4, which yields MASDDLSNVPLQELTGAVAMTAAPVPPAKSPKLKLYSFWRSPCSKRVRIALNLKGLEYEYKPVNLLANEQSDPEFERLNPIKYVPALVDGDTIVADSFAILLYLEDKYPQYPLLPQDPKKRALNIQIASIVGSSIQPLQNYPVWNFIEEKLDSNEAIKWTQHHINRGFTALEKLLKGCITKYGTGNEIQLADVFLEPQIYGGIKRFGIDMGFRTRRTL from the exons ATGGCGTCGGATGATTTATCCAACGTGCCACTACAG GAGCTCACCGGAGCGGTAGCCATGACGGCGGCCCCGGTGCCACCTGCGAAGAGCCCGAAGCTGAAGCTCTACTCGTTCTGGCGAAGCCCATGCTCGAAGCGCGTCCGCATAGCCCTTAATCTCAAAG GACTGGAGTACGAGTATAAGCCGGTGAATCTCCTCGCAAACGAGCAGTCAGATCCAG AGTTTGAGAGGCTGAACCCAATCAAGTATGTTCCGGCATTGGTCGATGGCGATACGATTGTCGCAGATTCGTTTGCAATCTTGCTG TACCTAGAGGACAAGTACCCCCAGTATCCTCTGCTACCACAGGACCCCAAAAAGAGAGCACTGAATATCCAG ATTGCAAGCATCGTGGGTTCAAGCATCCAGCCACTACAAAACTATCCTGTCTGG AATTTCATCGAGGAGAAGTTAGACTCCAATGAAGCAATTAAGTGGACCCAGCATCACATCAATAGGGGCTTCACAG CTCTTGAGAAGCTGTTGAAAGGATGCATCACCAAATATGGCACAGGAAACGAAATCCAGCTG GCAGATGTATTTCTGGAACCACAGATATATGGTGGAATTAAGCGCTTTGGAATTGATATG GGATTTCGTACGAGGAGGACCCtgtaa
- the LOC136484854 gene encoding glutathione S-transferase 2-like isoform X3: MASDDLSNVPLQELTGAVAMTAAPVPPAKSPKLKLYSFWRSPCSKRVRIALNLKGLEYEYKPVNLLANEQSDPEFERLNPIKYVPALVDGDTIVADSFAILLYLEDKYPQYPLLPQDPKKRALNIQIASIVGSSIQPLQNYPVWNFIEEKLDSNEAIKWTQHHINRGFTALEKLLKGCITKYGTGNEIQLADVFLEPQIYGGIKRFGIDMGATIGYGKRSMN; encoded by the exons ATGGCGTCGGATGATTTATCCAACGTGCCACTACAG GAGCTCACCGGAGCGGTAGCCATGACGGCGGCCCCGGTGCCACCTGCGAAGAGCCCGAAGCTGAAGCTCTACTCGTTCTGGCGAAGCCCATGCTCGAAGCGCGTCCGCATAGCCCTTAATCTCAAAG GACTGGAGTACGAGTATAAGCCGGTGAATCTCCTCGCAAACGAGCAGTCAGATCCAG AGTTTGAGAGGCTGAACCCAATCAAGTATGTTCCGGCATTGGTCGATGGCGATACGATTGTCGCAGATTCGTTTGCAATCTTGCTG TACCTAGAGGACAAGTACCCCCAGTATCCTCTGCTACCACAGGACCCCAAAAAGAGAGCACTGAATATCCAG ATTGCAAGCATCGTGGGTTCAAGCATCCAGCCACTACAAAACTATCCTGTCTGG AATTTCATCGAGGAGAAGTTAGACTCCAATGAAGCAATTAAGTGGACCCAGCATCACATCAATAGGGGCTTCACAG CTCTTGAGAAGCTGTTGAAAGGATGCATCACCAAATATGGCACAGGAAACGAAATCCAGCTG GCAGATGTATTTCTGGAACCACAGATATATGGTGGAATTAAGCGCTTTGGAATTGATATG ggggcaactatagggtatggcaagagaagtatgaactag